Proteins from a genomic interval of Chryseobacterium indologenes:
- a CDS encoding transglycosylase domain-containing protein, translated as MQEIRGKLFLCLPKKRKNTSWKKWVSFIWIGLIAVVLGISGLFFAVSQGFLGEMPDVKELENPDIFVASEIISSDGVILGKFEKEKTQPIVYKDLPPYVIYALQAKEDERFKEHSGIDLYSIARAVAYGGKRGGGSTITQQLAKLLFTGNASQNKVQRAFQKLKEWVVAVSLEKRYTKEEIITLYFNKFDFLFNANGIEMASRVYFNKKTSELTLPEAATFVAMLENPRKNNPYRYPEKAKERRNVVLDQMQKTGYINEETYQKAINTPVEVDFHPIKSITDGYSAYYKFYLRKEIDKYLETHEKETGKKLNLYKDGLKIYVTLDSKMQKYAEEAIKEHLTDLQKRFDAEQRGRKNRPFYYLNDKQIKDVMVQAMKRTGRYKLLKADGMPEDSIMMEFKKPIKTSRFTWNGEEEVEMSPWDSIRYHKQIAQAGLMSMVPGTGEIKAWVGGIDWQHFQYDHIKQGKRQVGSTFKPFVYATAIMKLGMTPCSAVSNGTYDHNGWHVPGRGGMLTLKDALAHSQNPVAARLIEMTGVDAVIQTARDLGVTEDIPRNNTIALGSSDITIYEMLGAYSTFANYGNYNKPEMIWRIEDANGRVIKEVNVEPKEVMNPMYAYTMIELMKGVAQYGTASGELGRRGISKAVEIAAKTGTTQNNSDGWFMGITPKLATGAWVGWEDRATHFFGTGEGQGARMALPIWAIFMKKVWADKTLGVTPDDKFTKPSDWKDGCSNLKGLGGGYGDDGSLQTIDEIKNPRPVDPTPKKPAEKKEENINENLHSNDEVDFNK; from the coding sequence ATGCAGGAAATAAGGGGAAAACTTTTCCTCTGCCTCCCAAAAAAAAGAAAAAACACCTCCTGGAAAAAATGGGTTTCATTTATTTGGATTGGACTCATTGCAGTAGTTTTAGGAATTTCAGGTCTTTTCTTTGCAGTTTCTCAGGGTTTCCTTGGGGAAATGCCGGATGTAAAAGAACTTGAAAACCCGGACATCTTTGTCGCTTCTGAGATCATTTCTTCAGACGGGGTCATTTTAGGCAAGTTTGAAAAAGAAAAAACACAACCTATTGTGTATAAGGATCTTCCTCCTTATGTTATCTATGCTCTTCAGGCGAAAGAAGACGAACGTTTCAAAGAACACTCAGGAATAGATTTGTATTCTATCGCCAGAGCTGTTGCTTACGGAGGTAAACGTGGTGGTGGTTCTACAATTACCCAGCAGCTTGCAAAGCTTCTCTTCACCGGAAATGCTTCTCAAAATAAAGTTCAAAGAGCGTTTCAGAAACTGAAAGAATGGGTAGTAGCCGTAAGCCTTGAAAAAAGATACACCAAAGAAGAGATCATTACCCTGTATTTCAATAAATTCGACTTTCTTTTCAATGCCAATGGTATTGAAATGGCTTCCAGAGTTTATTTTAACAAAAAAACCTCAGAACTTACATTACCTGAAGCCGCAACATTTGTGGCTATGCTTGAAAATCCAAGAAAAAACAATCCTTACAGGTACCCTGAAAAGGCGAAGGAAAGAAGAAATGTTGTACTGGATCAGATGCAGAAAACAGGTTACATCAACGAGGAAACATATCAAAAAGCGATCAATACTCCTGTAGAAGTAGACTTCCACCCTATTAAAAGTATTACCGACGGATATTCCGCCTATTATAAGTTTTACCTGAGAAAAGAGATTGATAAATATCTCGAAACTCACGAAAAAGAAACCGGCAAAAAACTTAATCTTTATAAAGACGGTTTAAAAATATATGTAACCCTTGACTCTAAAATGCAAAAATATGCAGAAGAGGCTATCAAGGAACATTTAACCGATCTTCAGAAAAGATTTGATGCAGAGCAGAGAGGAAGAAAGAACAGACCTTTCTATTACCTTAATGACAAACAGATCAAGGATGTAATGGTTCAGGCCATGAAGAGAACCGGACGTTACAAGCTTCTTAAAGCTGATGGTATGCCTGAAGATTCTATCATGATGGAATTCAAAAAACCGATCAAAACTTCCCGATTCACATGGAACGGAGAAGAAGAGGTAGAAATGTCACCTTGGGACTCCATCAGATATCATAAACAAATTGCTCAGGCAGGTCTAATGTCTATGGTTCCAGGAACCGGAGAAATCAAAGCCTGGGTAGGAGGTATTGACTGGCAGCACTTCCAGTATGACCACATCAAACAAGGTAAAAGACAGGTAGGATCTACCTTCAAGCCTTTCGTATATGCTACAGCTATTATGAAACTGGGAATGACACCATGTTCTGCCGTTTCCAACGGAACGTATGATCATAACGGATGGCATGTTCCGGGAAGAGGAGGAATGCTTACTTTAAAGGATGCATTGGCACATTCTCAGAACCCTGTTGCCGCCAGACTTATCGAAATGACGGGTGTGGATGCCGTTATCCAGACGGCAAGAGATCTTGGAGTAACAGAAGATATTCCTAGAAACAATACAATTGCCTTAGGTTCGTCAGATATTACTATTTATGAGATGCTAGGTGCTTACAGTACATTCGCCAACTACGGTAACTACAATAAGCCGGAGATGATCTGGAGAATTGAGGACGCCAACGGAAGGGTTATCAAAGAAGTAAATGTAGAACCTAAAGAAGTTATGAACCCGATGTACGCCTACACGATGATTGAACTCATGAAAGGTGTAGCACAATATGGTACCGCTTCCGGCGAATTGGGAAGAAGAGGTATTTCAAAGGCAGTTGAAATTGCAGCTAAAACAGGTACAACACAGAACAACTCCGACGGTTGGTTTATGGGAATCACACCAAAACTGGCAACCGGTGCATGGGTTGGATGGGAAGACAGGGCAACCCACTTCTTCGGGACAGGTGAAGGTCAGGGAGCTAGAATGGCACTACCGATCTGGGCCATCTTCATGAAAAAAGTATGGGCAGACAAAACATTAGGCGTTACACCGGATGATAAATTCACCAAACCTTCAGACTGGAAAGACGGATGCTCAAACCTTAAAGGCTTAGGCGGAGGTTACGGAGATGACGGAAGCCTTCAAACCATTGACGAGATCAAAAATCCGAGACCTGTAGACCCGACTCCAAAAAAACCTGCAGAGAAGAAAGAAGAAAATATCAATGAAAATCTTCATTCTAATGATGAAGTAGATTTCAATAAATAA
- a CDS encoding gliding motility lipoprotein GldH: MRKILGLFSLILFFSCTSSSPGEAVIMNSVDNKWNKKSEQKFNLEITDPQNPKNIIFVVRNNNNYPYSNIRFIVNFTNLQNKKKETDTLNYVLAKPNGEWLGTGFGDTKETLFQYRLKYRFPAKGKYEIGLIQAMRNDNLPGIEDIGVKIETAKP; encoded by the coding sequence ATGCGTAAAATTTTAGGATTATTTTCCCTTATCCTTTTCTTTAGCTGTACCTCTTCTTCTCCGGGAGAAGCCGTCATTATGAACTCTGTTGACAATAAGTGGAACAAGAAAAGTGAGCAAAAATTTAATCTTGAAATTACAGATCCGCAGAATCCTAAAAATATTATATTTGTCGTAAGAAACAACAACAATTACCCTTACAGCAATATAAGGTTTATTGTAAACTTCACCAATCTGCAAAACAAGAAAAAGGAAACAGACACCCTGAATTATGTTTTGGCAAAACCAAATGGAGAATGGCTTGGTACAGGCTTTGGTGACACAAAAGAAACGTTATTTCAGTACAGATTAAAATACAGGTTTCCGGCAAAAGGGAAATATGAAATCGGCCTGATTCAGGCGATGAGAAATGATAACCTTCCGGGAATTGAGGATATTGGGGTAAAAATAGAAACGGCTAAACCGTAA
- a CDS encoding outer membrane protein transport protein, translating into MKKILVSTALLAGVLSYAGGFRVSLQGVKQLAMAHTSAHAEDASVTFFNPAGMSFIPSKLSVVAGGFGASNKVTFQNLNTLQSTETDNPLGTPIYAAITYKPIENLSVGFSFSTPFGSTIKWPENWEGKEMVQKLELKSYYFQPMVSVKLAPWLSFGASYIYARGKVDWDKAVTQFDGQVNINDERASGHGYGFGFYFRPDPKLDVSVAYRSAIDMKAKNGTATFKFPTQSPYSLLKLNAAGQDAFTATLPLVEEYTIGLTYKITPKWLVSADFNYHGWERYSKLTLDFANAPIGNQADPTILVNPKNFRNSKTFRLGTQYAFTNMIYGRLGGYYDESPYTNENFIPETPSFDTFVLTGGVGFKLKQFGIDIAGGYAMPKSRDVNNSNLGFYGQAKATAFYFGLGLSYNPF; encoded by the coding sequence ATGAAAAAAATATTAGTATCAACTGCTTTATTGGCGGGCGTTCTATCTTATGCCGGAGGCTTCAGAGTTTCCTTGCAAGGGGTAAAACAATTGGCCATGGCGCATACTAGTGCTCATGCCGAAGATGCGAGTGTGACATTCTTTAACCCGGCGGGTATGTCATTTATACCTTCTAAGCTGAGTGTAGTAGCAGGAGGGTTTGGTGCAAGTAATAAAGTTACTTTTCAAAACTTAAATACTTTACAGAGTACAGAAACGGATAACCCTCTGGGAACGCCTATCTATGCAGCGATTACTTATAAACCAATAGAAAACCTATCTGTAGGTTTCAGTTTTTCAACACCTTTTGGAAGTACAATCAAATGGCCTGAAAACTGGGAAGGCAAAGAAATGGTTCAGAAGCTGGAACTGAAAAGTTACTATTTCCAACCGATGGTTTCTGTGAAGCTTGCCCCTTGGTTGTCATTTGGTGCGAGTTATATTTATGCGAGAGGTAAAGTAGATTGGGATAAAGCCGTAACGCAATTCGATGGACAGGTTAATATTAATGATGAGAGAGCTTCCGGGCACGGTTATGGATTCGGTTTCTACTTCAGACCTGATCCGAAATTAGATGTGAGTGTTGCCTACCGTTCAGCAATTGATATGAAAGCCAAAAACGGAACAGCTACCTTCAAATTCCCGACACAGTCTCCTTATTCATTATTGAAGTTAAATGCTGCAGGACAAGATGCATTTACGGCAACTCTTCCTTTGGTTGAAGAATATACAATCGGTTTAACCTATAAGATCACTCCGAAATGGTTAGTTTCTGCAGACTTTAACTACCATGGGTGGGAAAGATACAGCAAGCTGACGCTGGATTTTGCCAATGCTCCTATCGGAAACCAGGCAGATCCTACCATTCTTGTGAATCCTAAGAATTTCAGAAATTCAAAAACATTCAGATTGGGTACACAATATGCATTTACCAATATGATTTATGGACGTTTAGGAGGGTATTATGACGAGTCTCCTTATACCAACGAAAACTTTATTCCGGAAACCCCTTCATTTGATACGTTTGTTCTTACCGGTGGGGTAGGATTTAAGTTAAAACAATTCGGAATTGATATTGCCGGAGGATATGCAATGCCAAAATCCAGAGATGTTAACAATTCTAACCTTGGATTTTACGGTCAAGCGAAGGCAACTGCGTTCTATTTCGGTCTAGGTTTATCGTATAATCCTTTTTAA
- a CDS encoding ribose-phosphate pyrophosphokinase: MADQLSYLFCTRTSRDLAEKIAQHYGKELGKINFQEFSDGEFEPVLDESVRGGRVFLIGSTFPPADNLLELLLMIDAAKRASAKSITVVIPYFGLARQDRKDKPRAPIGAKLVANLLTAAGATRIMTMDLHADQIQGFFEIPVDHLYASTIFVDYIRSLNLEDLTIASPDMGGAKRAKNYAGHLGAEVVIAYKERKKANVVEEMFLIGDVTGKNVILIDDMIDTAGTLCKAADILIEKGAKTVRAMATHGVLSGKAYENIENSKILEVIVTDSIPVKNNLSSKIKVLSCAPLFADVMTMVHEHKSISSKFVI; the protein is encoded by the coding sequence ATGGCCGATCAGTTAAGTTATCTATTTTGTACAAGAACCAGCAGGGACTTGGCGGAAAAAATTGCCCAGCATTATGGGAAAGAATTAGGAAAAATCAACTTTCAGGAGTTCAGCGATGGTGAATTTGAACCTGTTTTAGATGAATCTGTAAGAGGAGGAAGAGTTTTCCTAATTGGATCCACGTTCCCTCCTGCAGACAATCTTTTGGAACTTCTTTTAATGATTGATGCAGCGAAAAGAGCTTCTGCAAAGAGCATTACAGTAGTAATTCCTTATTTCGGACTTGCAAGACAAGACAGAAAAGACAAGCCAAGAGCACCAATCGGGGCTAAGCTAGTTGCCAACCTTCTTACAGCAGCGGGTGCTACAAGAATAATGACTATGGATCTTCACGCTGATCAGATTCAGGGGTTCTTCGAAATTCCTGTAGATCACTTGTATGCATCTACTATTTTTGTGGATTACATCAGATCTCTGAATCTTGAAGATCTTACGATTGCTTCTCCGGATATGGGAGGTGCAAAAAGAGCTAAAAACTATGCCGGTCACCTTGGCGCAGAAGTAGTAATTGCTTACAAAGAAAGAAAAAAGGCAAACGTTGTAGAGGAAATGTTCCTTATTGGAGATGTGACCGGTAAAAACGTTATCCTTATTGATGATATGATTGATACTGCCGGTACCCTTTGCAAAGCCGCAGATATTTTAATTGAGAAGGGTGCTAAAACCGTAAGAGCTATGGCTACTCACGGAGTGCTTTCAGGAAAGGCTTACGAGAATATTGAGAATTCAAAAATTCTGGAAGTTATTGTAACTGACTCAATTCCTGTTAAAAATAATTTGTCATCTAAAATAAAAGTGCTATCTTGCGCCCCGTTATTTGCAGACGTTATGACAATGGTTCATGAGCATAAATCAATCAGTAGTAAATTTGTTATTTAA
- a CDS encoding 50S ribosomal protein L25/general stress protein Ctc, translating into MKSITIQGTKRESVGKKSTKALRDAELVPCVVYGGEAPLNFSAEERAFKGLVYTPEAHTVSIEVDGKTIPAVLQDIQFHPITDKILHVDFYQLSDDKPVIMEVPVRITGRSKGVVAGGVLRQSFRKLKVKAIPANLPDEIVVDVTPLRIGNKLYIGGIKTEGYSFMHPDNAVVVAVKMSRNAMKGGAAAMDDEDEEEAEEVATQSPDVPTTEEKSAE; encoded by the coding sequence ATGAAATCTATTACAATTCAAGGTACAAAAAGAGAAAGCGTGGGCAAAAAGTCTACAAAAGCTTTACGTGATGCTGAATTAGTTCCTTGTGTTGTTTATGGAGGTGAAGCACCTTTAAACTTCTCTGCTGAAGAGAGAGCTTTCAAAGGATTAGTATACACTCCTGAAGCACACACGGTATCTATTGAAGTTGACGGAAAAACAATTCCAGCTGTTCTTCAGGATATTCAGTTTCACCCAATCACTGACAAAATTCTTCACGTAGACTTCTACCAGTTATCTGACGATAAGCCAGTTATCATGGAAGTTCCGGTAAGAATTACAGGTCGTTCAAAAGGTGTTGTTGCTGGTGGTGTTTTACGTCAGTCTTTCAGAAAACTAAAAGTAAAAGCTATCCCTGCTAACCTTCCTGACGAAATCGTTGTAGATGTTACTCCATTAAGAATTGGTAACAAACTTTACATCGGTGGTATCAAAACAGAAGGATATTCTTTCATGCACCCGGACAACGCAGTAGTAGTTGCTGTTAAGATGTCTAGAAATGCAATGAAAGGTGGTGCTGCAGCAATGGATGATGAGGATGAAGAAGAAGCAGAAGAAGTTGCAACTCAATCTCCTGATGTTCCAACAACAGAAGAAAAATCTGCAGAATAA
- a CDS encoding GNAT family acetyltransferase, whose protein sequence is MKSIMAGGEICLECAIGYHQVIINGRCLCVED, encoded by the coding sequence ATGAAAAGCATCATGGCAGGAGGAGAAATCTGCCTGGAGTGTGCAATCGGTTATCACCAGGTTATTATCAACGGCAGATGCCTATGCGTTGAAGATTAA
- the hemE gene encoding uroporphyrinogen decarboxylase, whose amino-acid sequence MIKNDLYLKALRGETVERPPVWMMRQAGRYLPEFIALRDKYDFFTRCQTPELAAEITLQPIRRFPLDAAILFSDILVVPQAMGIDFKMKESVGPWLDTPIRTMEQVQNIVTPDVNDTLGYVFDAIELTLQKLDNEIPLIGFAGSPWTILCYCVEGKGSKAFDIAKSFCFQQPEAAHLLLQKITDTTIAYLKRKVEKGVSAVQVFDSWGGMLSPTDYQEFSWQYINQIVEALSPLTHVVVFGKGCWFALEDMTMSKASALGVDWTIKPEFARTLTNHTMTLQGNFDPARLHSTPETIRKMVNEMINRFGKDRYIANLGHGILPNVPVENAEAFIRAVVDWKPNL is encoded by the coding sequence ATGATTAAAAACGACCTATATTTAAAAGCACTTCGCGGAGAAACCGTTGAAAGACCTCCTGTCTGGATGATGAGGCAGGCTGGAAGATATCTGCCGGAATTCATTGCTCTCAGAGACAAATACGATTTCTTTACAAGATGTCAGACGCCTGAACTTGCCGCTGAAATTACTTTACAGCCGATACGCAGATTTCCTCTGGATGCCGCGATTCTGTTTTCTGATATCCTGGTAGTTCCTCAGGCAATGGGGATCGATTTCAAAATGAAGGAATCCGTAGGCCCATGGCTGGATACTCCGATCAGGACAATGGAACAGGTCCAGAATATTGTAACTCCGGATGTAAATGACACCTTAGGATACGTTTTTGATGCTATTGAACTTACTCTTCAGAAACTTGACAATGAGATCCCATTGATCGGTTTTGCCGGTTCTCCATGGACGATTCTTTGTTATTGTGTAGAAGGAAAAGGGAGCAAGGCATTTGATATTGCCAAGTCTTTCTGTTTCCAACAGCCAGAGGCTGCTCATTTATTATTACAAAAGATTACAGATACTACGATTGCTTATTTAAAGAGAAAAGTAGAGAAGGGAGTTTCTGCTGTACAGGTATTCGATTCGTGGGGAGGAATGCTTTCTCCGACTGATTATCAGGAATTCTCATGGCAATACATCAATCAGATCGTAGAAGCCCTGAGCCCGCTTACTCACGTTGTTGTATTCGGGAAAGGATGCTGGTTTGCTTTAGAAGATATGACCATGTCTAAAGCTTCTGCTCTTGGGGTAGACTGGACTATTAAGCCGGAATTCGCAAGAACTCTGACCAACCACACAATGACTCTGCAAGGCAACTTTGATCCTGCAAGACTACATTCAACCCCTGAAACCATCAGGAAAATGGTGAATGAAATGATCAACCGTTTCGGAAAAGACAGATATATCGCCAACCTTGGCCATGGAATTTTACCTAATGTACCGGTTGAAAATGCAGAAGCTTTCATCAGAGCTGTAGTAGACTGGAAGCCTAACCTGTAA